One window from the genome of Natator depressus isolate rNatDep1 chromosome 27, rNatDep2.hap1, whole genome shotgun sequence encodes:
- the PRR15L gene encoding proline-rich protein 15-like protein isoform X1, whose product MEPLWLTAPVGAQARLRDTLLCHQQGKTTMAENYSWWKLTFLRKKKSTPKVLYESPDIYANENHQEATRTEVGSDDGAESEFNVRLEKIVDKNTKGKHVKVSNSGRFKEKKKVRSTLAENPNLFTDGEREEK is encoded by the exons ATGGAGCCCCTATGGCTAACAGCACCTGTGGGGGCTCAGGCCCGTCTCAG AGACACGCTCCTCTGCCACCAGCAAGGAAAAACCACCATGGCAGAGAACTACAGCTGGTGGAAGCTCACCTTCCTGCGGAAGAAGAAATCCACCCCCAAGGTCCTGTACGAGAGCCCAGACATCTATGCCAACGAGAACCACCAGGAGGCCACACGGACAGAGGTGGGGAGTGATGATGGCGCCGAGAGTGAATTCAATGTCCGGCTGGAGAAGATCGTGGATAAGAACACAAAAGGCAAACACGTCAAGGTCTCCAACTCCGGGCGCTTcaaggagaagaagaaagtgaGATCCACGCTGGCTGAAAACCCCAACCTCTTCACCGATGGCGAGCGCGAGGAGAAGTGA
- the PRR15L gene encoding proline-rich protein 15-like protein isoform X2: protein MAENYSWWKLTFLRKKKSTPKVLYESPDIYANENHQEATRTEVGSDDGAESEFNVRLEKIVDKNTKGKHVKVSNSGRFKEKKKVRSTLAENPNLFTDGEREEK, encoded by the coding sequence ATGGCAGAGAACTACAGCTGGTGGAAGCTCACCTTCCTGCGGAAGAAGAAATCCACCCCCAAGGTCCTGTACGAGAGCCCAGACATCTATGCCAACGAGAACCACCAGGAGGCCACACGGACAGAGGTGGGGAGTGATGATGGCGCCGAGAGTGAATTCAATGTCCGGCTGGAGAAGATCGTGGATAAGAACACAAAAGGCAAACACGTCAAGGTCTCCAACTCCGGGCGCTTcaaggagaagaagaaagtgaGATCCACGCTGGCTGAAAACCCCAACCTCTTCACCGATGGCGAGCGCGAGGAGAAGTGA